In Rahnella aquatilis CIP 78.65 = ATCC 33071, the following are encoded in one genomic region:
- the nifK gene encoding nitrogenase molybdenum-iron protein subunit beta, which produces MSQDLGTPKSCFPLFEQDEYQNMFTHKRALEEAHGEAKVREVFEWTTTQEYQDLNFSREALTVDPAKACQPLGAVLCALGFTNTLPYVHGSQGCVAYFRTYFNRHFKEPVACVSDSMTEDAAVFGGNNNMNVGLENASALYKPEIIAVSTTCMAEVIGDDLQAFIANAKKDGFVDAGMPIPYAHTPSFLGSHVTGWDNMFEGFARTFTTDATREYQPGKLAKLNVVTGFETYLGNYRVIHRMMSQMGVECSVLSDPSEVLDTPADGQYRMYAGGTTQTEMRDAPDAIDTLLLQPWQLQKTKKVVQGDWNQPGTEVSVPIGLAATDALLMTVSELTGKPIADALATERGRLVDMMLDSHTWLHGKRFGLYGDPDFVMGMTAFLLELGCEPTTILSHNGNKRWQKAMKKMLADSPYGQDSEVYVNCDLWHFRSLMFTRKPDFMIGNSYGKFIQRDTLAKGEQFEVPLIRIGFPIFDRHHLHRQTTWGYEGAMSILTQLVNAVLEQLDRETMKLGKTDYNFDLIR; this is translated from the coding sequence ATGAGTCAAGATCTTGGCACCCCAAAATCCTGTTTCCCGCTGTTCGAGCAGGATGAATACCAGAATATGTTTACCCACAAACGCGCGCTGGAAGAAGCACACGGCGAGGCGAAAGTGCGGGAAGTGTTTGAATGGACCACCACGCAGGAATATCAGGATCTGAACTTCTCGCGTGAAGCGCTGACCGTCGACCCGGCGAAAGCCTGCCAGCCGTTAGGCGCGGTACTTTGCGCGCTGGGTTTTACCAACACGTTGCCGTATGTCCATGGTTCACAAGGCTGTGTGGCGTATTTCCGTACCTATTTTAATCGTCATTTCAAAGAGCCGGTGGCCTGTGTTTCCGACTCAATGACCGAAGATGCCGCCGTTTTTGGCGGAAATAACAACATGAATGTCGGTCTGGAAAACGCCAGCGCGCTGTACAAGCCGGAAATTATTGCTGTCTCCACCACCTGTATGGCGGAAGTGATCGGTGATGACCTGCAGGCTTTTATCGCCAACGCCAAAAAAGACGGATTTGTGGATGCCGGTATGCCAATCCCGTATGCCCATACACCGAGTTTTCTGGGCAGTCATGTCACCGGCTGGGACAACATGTTTGAAGGTTTCGCCCGTACCTTTACCACCGACGCCACGCGGGAATATCAGCCGGGCAAACTTGCCAAACTGAACGTGGTGACCGGTTTTGAAACTTATCTCGGCAACTACCGGGTTATTCACCGCATGATGAGCCAGATGGGGGTCGAATGCAGCGTCTTGTCCGATCCGTCTGAAGTGCTCGACACCCCGGCTGACGGCCAATACCGCATGTATGCCGGCGGCACCACGCAAACCGAAATGCGTGATGCACCGGATGCCATCGACACCTTGCTGCTGCAACCGTGGCAATTACAGAAAACCAAAAAGGTGGTGCAGGGCGACTGGAATCAGCCGGGCACCGAAGTCAGTGTACCGATTGGCCTGGCGGCGACCGATGCCTTGCTGATGACGGTAAGCGAACTGACCGGCAAACCGATAGCTGACGCGCTGGCGACTGAACGTGGCCGTCTGGTGGACATGATGCTCGATTCCCACACCTGGCTGCATGGCAAGCGTTTCGGTCTCTACGGTGACCCGGATTTTGTGATGGGCATGACCGCATTCCTGCTGGAACTGGGCTGTGAACCGACCACCATTCTCAGCCATAACGGCAACAAGCGCTGGCAGAAAGCCATGAAGAAAATGCTGGCTGATTCGCCTTACGGACAGGACAGCGAAGTGTATGTGAACTGCGATCTGTGGCATTTCCGCTCGCTGATGTTTACCCGTAAACCGGACTTTATGATCGGCAACTCTTACGGAAAATTCATTCAGCGTGACACGCTGGCCAAAGGCGAACAGTTCGAAGTGCCGCTGATCCGCATCGGTTTTCCGATTTTTGACCGGCATCATTTGCACCGTCAGACCACCTGGGGATACGAAGGGGCGATGAGCATCCTGACGCAACTGGTGAATGCGGTACTTGAACAACTGGATCGCGAAACCATGAAGCTTGGCAAAACCGACTACAACTTCGACCTGATCCGCTAA